CGGAATCACGAAAAATATGTTGAGGACGATCAATGGCTTTCGCGAATTGGCAAGTTATGGCTCTACGTTCCCGATCAATATGACGAAGCGGGCGAAGTGGTTCCCACCCGGTTGGCCATTTATGATCATGGAATCAAAGTTGATTTTGCGTTTTACAAGACAGTAACCCTTCCAAAGCTGCGTTGGACCGGAGGCTACCATTTACTTCTGGATAAGGATGAATTAAGGGCGCAGATCAAGAGTGCCTTACCAGACAAAGCCAGTGTACTTAGCGAGAAAGAGTTCGTATCACTATGCAATGAGTTCTGGTTTGAAACATATCACGTCGCGAAATATTTGAACCGAGAAGAACTGTGGTTGGTGAAATTTAGAGACTGGTCAGCGAAAACATTCCTTTTGCGCATGCTGGAGTGGTATGAACAAGCCAGCCACAATTGGAATTATGAAACCTACTGGATGGGGACCAAGATGCATGCATGGCTGAGTCCCGGCATCTGGGAGAATCTCCATCGGACGTTCGCCCATTTTGATCGCGAAGACAGTTGGGAATGTTTACTGAATACGATCCAACTTTTCCGGACAATTTCCTCTCAATTAGCGGCCCGAATGAATTTTGCCTATCCCACGGATGTTGATGAAAATATCACGCGGTTTATTCTGCCGTTGCAAAAAAGCAGCGAGTAATCAGTGTTTGATGCGAAAGGGGGGACTCGAACCCCCACCCCTTGCGGGACTGGCTCCTAAGGCCAGCGCGTCTGCCAATTCCGCCACTTTCGCGTCAGATTCAATATGATAAGGCGAATAGAGAAGCCGTTCAATCACAGGATTTCTGGGAACCGATGTAATGGAACCGCCAAGACGCCAAGGCGCCAAGAAATTACTAACTATTTCCCGAACTTGGCGTCTTGGCGGCTATTTCACGCGCAGTTTTTCAGCAATTGTGCGCGAGCGAGAGCCAGGATGTGCGGAGAAGTGCTGAGGTTGATGAAACGCCAGGGGAACCTGTTCACGTTCAGATACAGGTTCCAGGAACCATTGTCCACCTGGGTTACGTAACCGACCTGCAGCTCGATTCGAACCAGGTATACAAAACCTTCATCGATTACTACTGCATAGCCGTATTCGTTCCATTGCTCTGTCGTCATAACTCATCACCCGATTTCTCGTATTGCAATTGACGTGCCAGATTTTGCGGCCGATCGCTGTCGTCGATCACGGGGATTCAGGACTGTTGAATGGAGAACGATTGTATGGATCGGATGACATTTTTTGTTTCGCGATATACTGGAAAAGAAATTAGCGTAGAAGGAGCAGAATTCATGAATTTAGTCGTGGGAGCCACGGGCGTTTTAGGCACTGAAATTTGCAGGTTATTGAGCGAGAAGGGCAAACCTGTCCGGGGTTTGGTTCGGGCTTCGGCTGCCGAAGAAAAGAAAGAATCGCTTCGCCGGATGGGTGTTGAGCTTAGTGAAGGAGATTTACGAGACGCGTCCTCGTTAGAAAAAGCATGCCGGGGTGTGAACAATATTGTATCCACTGCGACCTGCATCGTTTCGCAACAACCAGGCGATTCGCTGCTCAAAACGGATCGCGATGGCCACCTTGCACTGATTGATGCCGCAGAGAAGGCCGGCGTCCGGCATTTTGTATTCATTTCGTTCCCACCAACTCCGTTCGAATTTGCATTACAAACAGCGAAAAGAGAAGTAGAAGAAAGCTTGAAAAAGAGCAGTCTGATTTTTACAATCCTTCAGCCCACGTTTTTTCAGGAAGTCTGGTTAGGACCGCATCTCGGATTTGATGCAGCAAACGGGAATGTCCGGATTTATGGTTCGGGCAAAAACA
The DNA window shown above is from bacterium and carries:
- a CDS encoding aminoglycoside 6-adenylyltransferase, encoding RNHEKYVEDDQWLSRIGKLWLYVPDQYDEAGEVVPTRLAIYDHGIKVDFAFYKTVTLPKLRWTGGYHLLLDKDELRAQIKSALPDKASVLSEKEFVSLCNEFWFETYHVAKYLNREELWLVKFRDWSAKTFLLRMLEWYEQASHNWNYETYWMGTKMHAWLSPGIWENLHRTFAHFDREDSWECLLNTIQLFRTISSQLAARMNFAYPTDVDENITRFILPLQKSSE
- a CDS encoding SDR family oxidoreductase; translated protein: MDRMTFFVSRYTGKEISVEGAEFMNLVVGATGVLGTEICRLLSEKGKPVRGLVRASAAEEKKESLRRMGVELSEGDLRDASSLEKACRGVNNIVSTATCIVSQQPGDSLLKTDRDGHLALIDAAEKAGVRHFVFISFPPTPFEFALQTAKREVEESLKKSSLIFTILQPTFFQEVWLGPHLGFDAANGNVRIYGSGKNKISWISFRDVARFAVLSLENPVAENKIIPLGGPESLSALEVVKIFEEVTGRPFKVEHVPEEALKAQHEATTELVPRTFSGLMLNCAQGTVIEMKDVLQWMPVKLQSVRDYAGTFAPRR